A window from Pleuronectes platessa chromosome 6, fPlePla1.1, whole genome shotgun sequence encodes these proteins:
- the wu:fa11c10 gene encoding protein FAM110A, with the protein MPVETLRPSDGRLAGVPFTSAMPFRILNKGPDYFRRQAEPGARKLSAVERLEADKAKYVKSQQVALTRQPPIKPPIIRKPLVPPGMMFQCQISTPPARKFPRCPVDVENRGGREGPGGRRGPALNLDILNNLINDVCDGPLPSSQSSSSTSPSSSSPSSGAKSIGSSLSAEQERSNRLLNNLKPMNNGNINSSSNSSCTSSPVSNNLHAPPAELIRRPPPIPARVPRIGLPVPYSSPNSVTVRRVDVRPQAEIRKPLRAMLHIRPRQTPQGQVAHPQVPPPPPPTHNQPQPHTQQSTPSQTLPSPPAYLPPSPMLVRAGIIPPASPAFTRISNASSKGSARKHPSLHRSKSDLSDRYSRATADLERFFNYCGLDPEEVEVMGGVERFTRANSDIVSISKLRSVSTPSSECGDEAERVRETEGDEDGGARANERVPYGISVIERNARVIKWLYGIRQARDTNNAVSNV; encoded by the coding sequence ATGCCGGTTGAAACGCTGCGGCCTTCAGACGGCCGTTTAGCCGGAGTTCCCTTCACCTCGGCCATGCCCTTCAGGATACTTAACAAGGGCCCGGATTACTTCCGTCGCCAGGCTGAGCCCGGGGCCCGTAAACTGAGTGCGGTGGAGCGCCTGGAGGCCGACAAGGCAAAGTACGTTAAGAGCCAGCAGGTGGCCCTCACCCGTCAGCCTCCTATTAAACCACCAATCATCCGCAAGCCCCTCGTCCCTCCGGGGATGATGTTCCAGTGCCAGATCAGCACTCCTCCAGCCCGCAAGTTTCCCCGCTGCCCAGTGGATGtggaaaacagaggaggaagagagggaccaggagggaggagaggacctGCTCTTAACTTGGATATTCTGAATAATCTAATCAATGATGTATGTGATGGACCATTGCCCAGTTCCCAGTCttcttcctctacctctccctcctcatcatCTCCTTCGTCAGGAGCTAAGAGCATTGGCAGCAGCCTCTCAGCAGAACAGGAGAGGAGCAACAGGCTCCTCAACAACCTTAAGCCCATGAACAACGGCAACATCAACTCTTCATCCAACTCTTCCTGCACTTCCTCACCAGTCAGTAACAACCTCCATGCCCCTCCAGCAGAGCTCATCCGACGTCCACCCCCGATTCCAGCACGAGTGCCACGCATCGGGCTTCCTGTGCCCTATAGCTCCCCGAACTCAGTGACAGTACGCAGGGTGGATGTTCGGCCTCAGGCAGAGATAAGGAAGCCCCTGAGGGCCATGCTGCACATCAGGCCCAGACAGACTCCACAAGGTCAAGTTGCACACCCCCAAGTTCCACCCCCGCCTCCACCTACTCACAACCAACCCCAACCTCACACTCAGCAGAGCACCCCCTCACAAACTCTGCCCTCCCCTCCCGCCTATCTGCCACCCAGTCCCATGCTGGTTAGAGCGGGCATAATCCCGCCAGCCTCCCCCGCTTTCACACGAATATCAAACGCCAGCTCCAAGGGGTCAGCCCGTAAGCACCCATCCTTGCACCGCTCCAAATCGGACCTGAGTGACCGTTACTCCCGTGCAACAGCCGACCTAGAGCGATTCTTCAACTACTGCGGGCTGGACCcggaagaggtggaggtgatggGCGGAGTGGAGCGCTTCACAAGAGCCAACTCAGACATTGTTTCAATTTCCAAGCTCCGCAGCGTCAGCACGCCCAGCTCGGAGTGCGGGGATGAGGCTGAACGGGTGAGGGAGACCGAGGGCGATGAGGATGGGGGCGCCAGAGCCAATGAACGGGTCCCGTACGGCATCTCTGTCATTGAGAGGAACGCACGAGTCATCAAGTGGTTATATGGCATCCGTCAGGCCCGAGATACTAACAACGCTGTTTCCAACGTATAG